The following are encoded together in the Chloroflexota bacterium genome:
- a CDS encoding amidohydrolase family protein, whose translation MAVTADRPATTRDDMVIVDVDVHVNDTPEALAPYVDPPYRRVLEHISTLPRRYLDIPGYALRLAIDLPLPDRGAGARSVHTPQQMREDLDALAVDIGILFPDHLLTMAALPDDVYAAALGRAYNAWLAEEWVSRADGLYGAVVAAPHDPEDAAREIRRYGALDEFVGVYLPTAGVSPLWGARRYTPIFEAAAEMGLPVMLHSVGLIHAAFPFNVEQFRTILFRHPIQHEFALMANMFSMLESAIPARFPDLRIVFTEGGISWVPFTMWRLDKEYHEYRSLAPLLEHPPSHYIRKFYFSTQPIEEPERPQDLVTMLDMFDGADQVLFASDWPHHDFDHPRQVLNMPFPADAKRKIMGENALALFGIDAPVRAG comes from the coding sequence ATGGCGGTCACCGCCGATCGACCGGCCACCACCCGTGACGATATGGTCATCGTGGATGTCGACGTCCACGTCAACGACACGCCCGAGGCGTTGGCGCCCTACGTTGACCCGCCGTATCGCCGCGTGCTGGAGCACATCAGCACGCTGCCGCGACGCTATCTGGACATTCCGGGATACGCGCTCCGGCTCGCAATCGATCTGCCCCTGCCCGATCGCGGGGCGGGCGCGCGGTCCGTGCACACGCCGCAGCAGATGCGGGAGGACCTGGACGCGCTGGCGGTCGATATCGGCATCCTGTTCCCGGACCACCTGCTGACGATGGCGGCGCTGCCGGACGACGTCTACGCGGCGGCGCTGGGCCGGGCCTACAACGCCTGGCTGGCCGAGGAGTGGGTGAGCCGCGCGGATGGGCTGTACGGGGCCGTGGTCGCCGCCCCGCACGACCCGGAGGACGCCGCGCGCGAAATCCGCCGCTACGGCGCGCTCGATGAGTTTGTCGGTGTGTACCTGCCGACGGCGGGCGTCAGTCCGCTGTGGGGCGCTCGGCGCTATACGCCGATCTTCGAAGCCGCCGCCGAGATGGGGCTGCCGGTGATGCTGCACAGCGTGGGCCTGATTCACGCCGCGTTCCCCTTCAACGTCGAGCAGTTCCGCACCATTCTGTTCCGCCACCCCATCCAGCACGAGTTTGCCCTGATGGCGAATATGTTCAGCATGCTCGAATCGGCCATACCGGCGCGATTCCCCGACCTACGCATCGTCTTCACCGAGGGCGGCATCTCGTGGGTGCCCTTTACGATGTGGCGGCTGGACAAGGAGTACCACGAATACCGCTCGCTGGCGCCGCTGCTTGAACACCCGCCGAGCCACTACATCCGGAAGTTCTACTTCTCGACCCAGCCAATCGAGGAACCCGAGCGTCCCCAGGACCTGGTGACGATGCTCGACATGTTCGACGGCGCCGACCAGGTCCTGTTCGCGTCCGATTGGCCCCACCACGACTTCGATCATCCGCGCCAGGTGCTCAACATGCCGTTCCCGGCGGACGCGAAGCGGAAGATCATGGGCGAGAACGCGCTGGCGCTGTTCGGCATCGACGCGCCCGTGCGAGCTGGCTAG
- a CDS encoding class I SAM-dependent methyltransferase: MAAYDPIADWYAAQVRSGSLNAFLSHLACRLLEMAGEVSGKRVLDAGCGEGHVARLFARHGAEVVAVDISPKLLHLARTFEEQDQLAIEYVEADLADGLPSHCGAFDLAIANMVLEDCEDHAGVLAGIADALNPDGRFLLSLNNPYAVAARGKVDDYFRSGALAQTFGTDQARYEVPFYYRSFKDLMAEFRRQGFLLRSLVDIRPNPSDPHLPDDPVPKIMLLELVRHGP; this comes from the coding sequence ATGGCCGCCTACGACCCCATTGCCGATTGGTACGCGGCCCAGGTTCGCTCGGGCTCGCTGAATGCCTTTCTTTCCCACCTCGCCTGCCGTCTCCTCGAGATGGCGGGCGAGGTCTCCGGCAAGCGGGTCCTGGATGCGGGCTGTGGCGAAGGTCACGTGGCCCGCTTATTCGCGCGCCACGGGGCCGAGGTGGTGGCCGTCGACATTTCGCCGAAGCTGCTGCACCTCGCGCGGACCTTCGAGGAGCAGGATCAACTCGCCATTGAGTATGTCGAGGCGGACTTGGCCGATGGGTTGCCGTCCCACTGCGGGGCATTCGATCTGGCGATCGCGAACATGGTGCTCGAGGACTGCGAGGATCACGCTGGCGTTCTCGCCGGTATCGCCGATGCCCTCAATCCCGACGGTCGGTTTCTGCTGTCGCTGAACAATCCCTACGCGGTCGCCGCACGCGGAAAGGTGGACGACTACTTCAGATCGGGAGCGCTCGCGCAGACGTTTGGCACAGACCAAGCGCGATATGAGGTCCCGTTCTACTACCGCTCGTTCAAGGACCTGATGGCCGAGTTTCGGCGGCAGGGATTCCTACTTCGGAGCCTGGTGGACATCCGGCCCAACCCGTCCGATCCGCACCTACCTGACGATCCGGTGCCCAAGATCATGCTGCTTGAGTTGGTTCGGCACGGACCGTGA
- a CDS encoding metallophosphoesterase family protein produces MRICLIGDTHGFVPGLDAAIEACRRHAPDRVVHCGDFLTSPFSPDPPGETMDLLRAEGVDVIYGNNEAYLRDWGTPRWDSTVAARRRRPDSPDYFLSHIERGQAEISATDLEWLRALPAELSLGGAREGDVFVCHGMPGNPFATIWDTDPAFTPAFTEQEIEVALSREGVASADLILCGHTPGPTLLRVALPNGRAALVVRSSGYRPGDGPGPWYQGICVLTDSGGPLTGFARWRIGFEWAPFGPRDPSWSDLRALT; encoded by the coding sequence ATGCGGATATGCCTGATCGGTGACACGCACGGCTTCGTGCCGGGTCTCGATGCCGCGATCGAGGCATGCCGGCGCCACGCCCCCGATCGCGTCGTGCATTGCGGTGACTTTCTGACCTCGCCGTTTTCGCCCGACCCGCCCGGCGAGACGATGGATCTCTTGCGCGCGGAGGGAGTCGACGTCATCTACGGCAACAACGAGGCCTATCTGCGCGACTGGGGAACGCCTCGCTGGGATTCGACCGTGGCCGCCCGCCGGCGCCGGCCGGACTCACCGGACTATTTCTTGTCGCATATCGAGCGGGGTCAGGCTGAGATCAGCGCCACGGACCTCGAGTGGCTGCGGGCCTTGCCTGCGGAGTTGTCGCTGGGCGGGGCGCGGGAAGGGGACGTGTTCGTGTGCCACGGCATGCCGGGCAATCCGTTCGCCACGATCTGGGACACGGACCCGGCCTTCACTCCCGCCTTTACCGAGCAGGAGATCGAGGTGGCGCTATCCCGCGAAGGCGTCGCGTCGGCCGACCTCATCTTGTGCGGCCACACGCCGGGCCCAACGCTCCTGCGAGTCGCGCTTCCGAATGGCCGGGCGGCGCTCGTGGTTCGCAGCTCGGGGTACCGGCCCGGCGACGGTCCGGGGCCGTGGTATCAGGGAATTTGCGTGCTGACGGATAGCGGCGGTCCGTTGACCGGCTTCGCCCGTTGGCGCATTGGGTTCGAGTGGGCGCCCTTCGGGCCGCGCGATCCGAGCTGGTCCGACCTGAGGGCTCTGACGTGA
- a CDS encoding Rieske (2Fe-2S) protein, producing the protein MARIHAGPADALAPGERTFVKHRNFEIGVFNVNGKFRAYRNRCPHQLGPACEGAISGTLMGSADTDWQLEWVLDGRVLLCPWHQVEFDLDTGERIRGLGERLRSYTVEVDDGELYVHV; encoded by the coding sequence ATGGCGCGCATTCACGCGGGACCCGCCGACGCGCTGGCGCCCGGCGAGCGCACGTTCGTCAAGCACCGCAACTTCGAGATCGGGGTCTTCAACGTCAATGGCAAGTTCCGGGCCTACCGCAACCGCTGCCCGCATCAGTTGGGACCCGCCTGCGAAGGCGCGATCAGCGGCACGCTGATGGGCTCGGCGGACACCGACTGGCAGCTGGAGTGGGTCCTCGACGGACGCGTGCTGCTCTGCCCCTGGCACCAGGTCGAGTTCGACCTCGACACCGGCGAGCGCATTCGCGGCCTCGGTGAGCGCCTCAGGTCATACACCGTCGAGGTGGACGACGGTGAGCTGTACGTCCACGTTTAG